The following proteins are co-located in the Fusarium verticillioides 7600 chromosome 7, whole genome shotgun sequence genome:
- a CDS encoding 40S ribosomal protein S23, with protein sequence MAGGKPRGLNAARKLRTNRKDQKWADLAYKKRALGTAYKSSPFGGSSHAKGIVLEKVGVEAKQPNSAIRKCVRVQLIKNGKKVTAFVPNDGCLNFVDENDEVLLAGFGRKGKAKGDIPGVRFKVVKVSGVGLLALWKEKKEKPRS encoded by the exons ATGGCTGGAGGCAAACCCCGTGGTCTTAACGCCGCACGCAAGCTGCGAACGAACCGAAAGGACCAGAAATGGGCCGATCTCGCCTACAAGAAGCGTGCCCTCGGTACCGCCTATAAGTCCTCTCCCTTCGGTGGTTCCTCACACGCCAAGGGCATCGTCCTCGAGAAGGTCGGTGTCGAGGCCAAGCAGCCCAACTCCGCTATCCGAAAGTGTGTCCGtgttcagctcatcaagaacggAAAGAAGGTCACTGCCTTCG TTCCCAATGACGGTTGCTTGAACTTCGTGgacgagaacgacgaggTCCTCCTGGCTGGTTTCGGTcgcaagggcaaggccaagggtgatATTCCCGGTGTTCGATTCAAGGTCGTCAAGGTCTCTGGTGTCGGTCTGCTCGCTCTgtggaaggagaagaaggagaagcccCGTTCTTAA